TATCTCATCTAGATGTAATGAGTCGGCAAAGGGATCTGTATACCACTCACGAACTATCTTCCACAAGCCATCTATTTTCTTAATATCTAAGGAATGATATGTTCCGATTCTAAACATGTTTTTATTTTCTGGATCATTTTTATAGTGATACTTATACTCTGTAGAAGCTGTAAAATTAACTCTATATCCATCTTCCCTATCTTTTACACTTCTAATTTTAATGAGACTTTTAACATCATAAAATTGGATTCCCTGCTTTTCAGACCATTTATGTAGGTACTTTGTTTTTTTCTTTTCATGTTCAAATGCCCATACCCCATATTTAACATCCCTATCATATAATGATGATATGGTATCTGTATCTCCTTCGATCATTGCTTTATTTCTTATTTCAGAAAAATTGTTTATCAAAGCATAGGCTTCCTCATTTTCATCATTAATAAAAGCAGATAAAATAGGGGAATGGTATATATTAAAGGCGATCAATATTGTTACTAATAATATTATTATTCCAATTAAAAAAAGAAGGAACTTCTTTTTTGATACAAATATTATCATATGATTCCTCCTAAAGCTTTTTCATAAAATTATATGTGAGTCCATAATAAAATAGACTTATTTATTAATTTTCTACATAAAAAAACTGCCTATATAAATATAGACAGTTTATCTATTATAGTAATTCTTTTACTACTTTGGATACTAATTTACCATCAGCTTTTCCTTTAAACTTAGGCATTAGCGCTCCCATAACTTTACCCATATCCTTAGGTCCATTAGCACCTAATTCTTCAATGGTTTCTTTAACAATTTTTCTTACTTCGTCTTCAGAAAGCTGCTTTGGAAGGTAGCCCAAAAGAATTTCCATTTCCTTTTCAGCTTCTTCAACTAAATCTAATCTATTACCCTTTTTAAAATCATCAAGGGAATCTCTTCTCTGTTTTAACTGCTTAGCAATTAACTCAACAATTCCTTCATCGCTAATTTCAGTTCTATTATCAACTTCATACTGTTT
The Maledivibacter sp. DNA segment above includes these coding regions:
- a CDS encoding amidase domain-containing protein translates to MIIFVSKKKFLLFLIGIIILLVTILIAFNIYHSPILSAFINDENEEAYALINNFSEIRNKAMIEGDTDTISSLYDRDVKYGVWAFEHEKKKTKYLHKWSEKQGIQFYDVKSLIKIRSVKDREDGYRVNFTASTEYKYHYKNDPENKNMFRIGTYHSLDIKKIDGLWKIVREWYTDPFADSLHLDEIKSEEITKYILNQKKSTLSNLNERRIESVKYADRFCGAAADEEYGLTYNKKYRNYNPLGGDCANFASQILHEGGKFRKSYSWKYDKGGSKAWVNAQAFKNYMLYSNRASKIAYGTYEQVYKASYKLMPGDFIAYVKKGKVTHISVVTGADSKGYAYVHSHNTDRYRVPWDLGWNDKGIKYWLIRVHY
- a CDS encoding GatB/YqeY domain-containing protein — translated: MSLKDKLMQDLKTAMKEKNKVKKSVVTLIRASIKQYEVDNRTEISDEGIVELIAKQLKQRRDSLDDFKKGNRLDLVEEAEKEMEILLGYLPKQLSEDEVRKIVKETIEELGANGPKDMGKVMGALMPKFKGKADGKLVSKVVKELL